The Pan paniscus chromosome 2, NHGRI_mPanPan1-v2.0_pri, whole genome shotgun sequence genome contains the following window.
ccaccaagcctgactaatttttgtatttttagtagagatggggttttgccatgttgatcaggttgctcacaaactcctgacctcaggtgatccacctgccttggcctcctaaagagctgggattacaggtgtgagctactgcacctagcCTAAAATGCTAATTTCTAAGCACACTGGTACCTGCTACTGTATATCGCTTTCACAAAAACTGACTACTAGGTCTGCTacaatggcttacgcctgtaatcccagcactttgggaagccaaagtgggaggaggattccttgagttcaagaccagcctgggcaacatagcaagaccctgtgtctattttttttaaaggattactTATCTATCTGCTTATATTTGAATTTGAATTACCTTTTTGAATTTGTTACTatgtttatttctccttaatttaaaaaaattattggcaaTTGAGGAGAGTTTTATTTGATCAGTGGTATCTTTGCATAAATTGTTATgccagccgggtgtggttgctcacttttgtaatcccagcactttgggaggctgaagtcggtgaatagcttgaggccaggagtttgagagcagcctggccaacatggtgaaatctgtctctactaaaattacaaaaattagccaggtatgctgttgcacacctgtaatcccagctactcaggaggctgaggcacaagaatctcttgaacccataggtggaggttgcagtgagccaagaccatgccacagcactctagcctgggcaacagagtgagagtctgtctcaaaaaaaaaaaaaggctaggtgcggtggctcacatccataatctcaggactttgggaggccaagatgagaggatcacctgaggtcaggagctcgagaccagctggaccaacatggagaaaccctgtctctactaaaaacgcaaaattagctgggcgtggtggcacatgcctgtaatcccagctactcgggaggccggtggcacatgcctgtaatcccagctactcgggaggccgaaacaggataattgcttgaacccgggaggtggaggttgcagtgagttgaggtcgcgccactgcactccagcctgggcaacaagagcaaaactccatctcaaaaaaaaaaaaaaaaattaggctgccTAATAATCCCTAACACCGCTGTTCACCAAACAGCCActaaaaaaggtaaaaagttAAAGACAGAGTAGTTCAAGCAAATAACTAAAAACAATGATTCTAATATATTAAGTGAGAATATTATTTCTCAGGATGTTTCAGGTATTTACAGTATGTAGAATATACCTCATATAGAATCAGATAACTCCaaatccattttggtttggtatctctataaaaataaattatgattttataCAGACTGCATCAAAGggggaaaatattgataaaatctGCAAACGTACCATTCCATAGACCATTATTAATAACGTCACCTTCAGTTGTGATTTTGGATGTATGCTCATTCTTAAGCTGAACTTCAATCTTTCCACCACGAAGTGCAATCAGGAGCCATGCTGAGTGATTGACAGATTCTGCTTACAGTATCATGCCTTCTGAATCATATGTCCAGAAATGAAATTCTGCTGAAAATCTAAACAATGGACAAAGAGAGATCCTTAAGAGTGAGAAATACAGAAGGCTCAatgcattattctttttttcttgtactgACAAATGGTAACACAGACAAAgagtcaattatttttttctgtttctcgaATTAATTAAAGAGAAGGGCAGAATTAAGCTGCTCATGTATTATCTCTGGCTCCATGTATGtttaaaattaagttattatattttgttgtttattcttGCAATTTTTTCCCCAGGGAACAGATGCTTTGGTAATTTGTCATCTTTCTTTGGCATATGTTTTGAAAGCACTTTCCAAATGCTGGAATTAATACACAGGTATAAGTATCAGGCATACTATATCTCTCCTGGAGCCTTTTATACACTACATAATCTGACATTAAGAAgtggtagttttttgtttgtttgtttttgtttttgctatataCATAAGTGATCATAAAATGTGCTACAATTTCATTGTTGGTTTATTCATTAAAAGCCATATTTTCCCTATAATTTCGCATATCAGGAATCACTCTTGGAGATCTACAAGATGGCATATGGATGACTGCAGACATCATTAAGCCTTCACATGTGGTAagaaaggtaaaatttaaaaacttaaaatacatcTATTAGCTTTCCTAAAACTCTAATTGCATAAGTCACTGTAGTAGAATACACATAAGGAAAACTTAAAAGACATAGTCTACCCATGAGTGCTGGCAACATCTGTTGCTATTAAGACTCTAGATATACATGTAGCTATTACAGGGGAGAAAAGTCTTAGGATGCAGGACTTAAAATAACATGTGTTGATTCAGCATCCTTAAAACACTTCAATGAGAATCAGCATTGAAGTTTCCAAGGGACTAGCAAATCCAAATGATTGACGAAAGACAAACAGGGAAAAGGAATGATAGGTGAGTAACTATTAGTCACCTAAGTTAAAATAAAGGTAATTTAAGTTAAAGAGTCTGGACTTCAGATAATTGCTAAATTAGGCAGGACAGAATCCCACACTCTTACCACAATATagtataatagtaatagtaatagagGCACCATTTGCAATGGGGCACAGATCTCCCTCAAATGGAACAAAGAAAAGGTGACAAAATGAATGTTTTCATCTTTAGAATTCcaaagaaatacttaaaaagaGGTAAAATGTGGAGTAAAGTATGTTGGATGGATAACAATGTAGTAGGAATTTACTGAACTCAGATTATGTGAAAAAGAACAATTTTGCTTGGAATAAGGACTTCTATCCTCTTTCATAATTATCTGGGCATTTTGCTGATGTGAAGCAATATTATCTTGCCAAAATCCAAATCTGTGTATGCTCAAGAACTTCCAGCAGTTGATTCTATTATGGAGATAATTTCCTTTACTTTGTAAAATCAGGCTGAAATCATAGTTTCAAAGGTTCGTGTTCTGCATATTTTGTTTCTGGAATATATCATCAGCATATTGATTCATTACAATGGGGAACAATTCATTCTTTTTCACAAGCATGGTAAAGTGGAAAATAGAGTGAATTTGTTGACATTTACATAGGGAAAGTATTTGATCATAAGCAACAGACGtaaagaaatttgcaaaaataaataaaagcactagCTATTCTTAGTGTTGGTCACACGGGGCAGTTTATTAAAACTCATCAAGCCGTACATTTAATCTAATGTGTACATTTCAATACATACTTTATATTTcaatgaaaagtttaaaataaataataaattctggaaaaaataatttggccAATTCTGATCCCATGTTAGAGATCAAACTACTGTGAATCGTCAGTGAGAAATGAACAAACTCCTGGAGATTGGCTCCAGGACCTCTGGATGGTATCAATATCCACAGacgctcaagtcccttatataaaatggcatagtgtttacatataacctatgcacatcctcccaagtactttaagtcatctctacATTATGTATAATActcaatacaatgtaaatgttatgtaaatagttgtcatACTGTATTGTGTCTTATTTGTATTATTGTGTATTGTATTGTCATTGTGTCTTTTTCTGAATATTATCTATCCGAAGTTGGTTAAATCCACAGATGAGGAACTCAAGGATTTGGAGGATCAATTGTATTCCTAAAAGCGTTATTTActacaacaaatatttttctgtcattCTCATTATTCTCATAGCAGGGAAGGGTTTTCTCCAATCTCTATCATTAGAAGATATTACTTGCTCTGTGATGTTAAAGGAAAAAACCACATATTGGGAGAAATAAAGTGTGGAAGGAGCACAGTTGCTTAAGTATTTATGTAAGTTattgattttagaataattttcaatgtttttaataatGTCTATGAATTTAGTTGAATTATTTAATGAATAATCATTCATGTATCTAACATTAAATTCTAAAGACACAtgcttatttaattaaaatattttaaaatttgaactgtATAATCTGTCTcaagtatttttccttctcattattccaaaaaaaaaaaaatccaatttctttcttttacttccaACAATGTATGCTTCTGAGAAAATCTGATAACTAAAGTACAATtatggcagatcacctgaggtgatcacctgaggtcaggagtttgagatcaccctgggcaacgtggtaaaactctgtctctactaaaaatacaaaaagtagctgggtgtggtggctcacgcctgtagtcctagctactcaggaggctgaagcaggagaattgcttgacctgggaggtgaaggttgcagtgagacaagattgtgccactgcactccagcctgggcaacagagcaagactctgtatcaaaaataaataaataaaataaaataaaaattggatcataaacattgctataaaaaaataaagtagaatcatgactaaaaaaataagcaattacTTCATTTCTTAACTCAATCTAACTATGATAATAATGGATAAAGTATTTAGATAGCCAACTAAAATTATGTAATGTATGTCTTTAAAATGCCACTTAAGcaagtttaaattttttccttaataattttgaatataatGATATTCTAAAAGCAATACTGAGTATTTTTTATTACCTAGTTTTCATAACATGTGTAAAGAATAATGGAAATTTCACAAGTACATTAAATCTACTTTCCCAGCTTCTTAGTAAATATgcattttctacaaaaagaataatatgGAATAATGTAAAATGTTCATGGGGGAAAGTCAGCCTAGAATGACTCAAAAAGGTTTTAGCATGAAAATTACATGTGTGAAGGAGTAAATTAACTTTAGGGTTCCCCAAATCATCTGATTGGTAATATGACTATATTATCTGATAGGTAATACAATTTCACACATTTCAAACCTTTTCAGCCACTTTTCTTCTGCCCTTATCTGCTTAACCTCTAGAAATTATCATTGGTATTGGTTCCTCACCTGCTGATTTCTggcaaatgaaattttaaatataaaacaaccCCTGAAATCTGCTCTGCCAAGTAAAGTAATTCATACTGTGTGTCAAGTTTCAAGGGAAGGCACACTGAAACAACCTGGAATTGAAGAAACCAAATAAACTACAAGAAAATCAAAATGCATAGGTTATTGCTTAATGTTTGTGTGAGGTcatgtatttttgtttggttACTAATGTATCATCTGTAATAcactaaaataattaagaatatttttggTAATAATGAAGACATATCTTCCATTTCCTTGTATAGTCTATCTATCAGTATAACCTCCAAGAATACGTGTGTTTTAAAGTCTCGTTCAATGTGCATGGCTTTCGATCTTTGTCTTTAATACTTCCTTTGCAAATTTTCGTCCTAAACACAAACTCTTTCTTCAAGAaccaatatatatttctttaattaacAGTCAGGTATAATATCTCCCATGAATTatgtctgaaaattatttttatttgaagtcaGAAATAGGTGTAAGAATTAATGTATCAATAAACAGcacctcattcattcactcattcatttattaagcAAAAGTTTTCTGAGCAAGAATGTGCTATCTAGATAGTAAAGGGAATACTGGAAAAcatgaaggaaataaatataaattaaagtcTCATAGTCTCCAAGGAATTTACAAGAAGATTATTTAAAGTGATCACATATGGTATCAAGTGTTTTTTTCTATGAgtgaaaacaaacattaaaatgaaaagctttaaacatataaattattgagcacctatgaGGATATTTTAAGGAGAACTACGTACATAGCACTGTATTAAGTATAGGCccagaaataatactttatttcCCCTTAAAACTTTAATAAGTCTATTTCAAGGCAGACGGTGATATGTAACTACACCAAATAGTTACACCAAATGATAAAGGACTAAAGTACAAGATAGATGTTCACACAGCATGGCATTTCAATTAAGTAGTGCCATACCAAAATTACTACACGCGCCAATTAGCTTATTACCAAGTAGGTTGCACATGATTGAATGTGACATttttctggacacatacagctTTGTCTTGGCAACAGATATAGAGGTATGTGTGTACACTTAGTTAAATCATTATTTAGGCATTTTTTTTATGGTCTGcctcataattatatataattttaccttCACTTGTCAAAAAAatatgcaggaaaaaaaagagcTCAGATGGTGACATTTATTTCAATGAAGTAAAAATGAGCACCTACCCCCAATATTCAATTCCTGGGTCAATTATGCATTAAATCTAAGTAACTAAAAGCAAGTTTGAGAGACACAGATTAAGAAATCAACCTCTCTGAATTATGATATACGTAACCCCACTAAATCCTAGAAATGGTTAAAAGGGTACattaaaactgcacttgtaccctctGAAACTTTATGAGCACTTTATAAACCTTAAAATGCCTAAGGCATGATCAAACTAGTCAGAGTGGAATCCAGAAAAGTAGACACTGGAAAATGTTTTCACCGAAGTTTCTGTGGGAGAATTTTTCACAATGAGGGCTATTAAACTCAGCTTTTCTTGATTTCTTAAGTAAACATACAAgttgtattttataaatgtacaGGCTACAGATAAGTACTCTCTAAACTGTGACTctatactcttttttttaaacccagTCACTAATTATCCCCAATGTTTATTACTTACATGACCATAATTAGTAAATAATAATGACTCATAACCTGCTTAAAGCTACAGCAATTATTGTAGAACGTCTGTATTTTCCTGACCTAACTCAGCTATGTGAAAATAAGTATCTAGGATCTCTCATTTTAGAAAACGGTGAAAAGTTAAGCTTTGTAAAATGTTTACCTCACAACTCttctgatcttgggcaagtttgaATCCTTTCTTCCCATCACAGTAGCAAGTGTAACCTCCAGGGTAATTGACACAAAGCTGAGCACACATGTTCTCAGAGCATTCATCTATATCTGAGGTaaacacgcgcacacacacacacacacacacacacacacacacaaactttaaTATCTCCTAAATGTTCAATCTTATAGGCACAGGAATGTTATGATTGTAGTATGATATAATCAATGATAATCAAGCCTTAGGGAAAGAAATACTATGACATCAAACtacattatatttaaatgtagtttaattatatatgtaagtattatatttaaatacttaacATGGAAATTTAAACGACTTacaagtataatttttatttatttacatatttgaaacaaaaattaatttatgacTTTCAGTGATTAAGTAAAGTATAACAATTCTACCAAATTTCTCATTttgaatttgaaggaaaaaaagattgaGAATCTCAACCTAACTGTCATTTCTGATTATTTGAATCCCATTGAGATTACCTCACAATTCAttgctttgaaaaaaagaaaaaagaaatgagaaggggaagaggaagggagaggatgatggggaagtaaaggaaaggaaaggtagggaagggaagggaagaaaagacccCTTTAACTGAAGGTTGATACAATCAAGAATTAAATGACAATATCAAGAACATTGGAACCCTCATAATGCCAAAATTAATGGTGCCAGTGAATTTAGGGaaatatctttctgttttttttttccaaataaaaacctCACTGTGATATAATCTCCCATATTATGAAATCTTCTACATGGTCCCTGTCCCTACTCCATACTTTAAGAAAATCATTCTTGGAAATTTATAATATTATGTTGAAGCAAACATCTATCTCAGAGTTATATAAGATCATTGACATTTTCATTGGATATGCCCTATGACCTTTAAAACTCCACAAGTTCATAAATGCTATTATTGATTGttctcataaaataatttaaaatagattcCCAAAATTAATAATCCTTAGTATTAAAATGGCTTATTATTAAAGTTATAGATAGATAGAGTCATatagaaatctttttaaaaaatatgtcattcattaaataaaactACAGTACAGGTGATGAAGTTGGCTAATGATAAATCTTGCAGACATCTAGAGTTTTCCACAGTAATTTCTATCTGCAATGGTGGGAAAGGagaaatgtgtgtgtggggggcagGGGAATATTTTTGGTGAGTGCAAAAGGAGATAGGACATCAAAATCTCAAAAACAGCATACgtagttaaaaaatatattgtaaaattattattgatttaggcaacttcatagagacagaaaacaagatTACAGGTTACCGCCATCAAGGTAACTAATAAAAGAAAACTCATTGCTTAATGGTTACTACTTAAAAGTTTCTGTTGGGGGCTGAAGAAAAACTTTGGAAATAGCAGTGATGGCTGCATAAAGgcatgaatgtaattaatgccactgaattgtacatttaaaaatggttaaaatagtacaTTAAGACTgtacttgtaccccctaaatctattttttaaaaggtacatTATACGTGTGtgaatatacaaacacacacacacacacacacacacatatatatatacagccaCAATAGAAAAATTAGTATTGATTAGTTCCAGCCATGGCattaaatctgttttaaaattttaagaaatcgaAAGGAAGGTATGAGATAATCTGTATATCATAATAAACAAACCTACAAACAAACAACTATAATATATTGAAGCTTCCTGAGGCACACAGGGCAGCGCCACTGCAGTCACATGAAGTAATAGCACCTTCAAGGGGTTGCCCCAAACCCACAGGCTCTGACATTACTGATCAATACTTCTTAAATTTCTAAAGTATTGTTATCATTTCTTTATCATGATATAATAGAACTgtgtcatttttttattttagaataaatgatttatttatatatgcacaGAAAAATCACTGAAAAGCTTGGAATAAAAACTAAAGTTTTTAACCATGCTCATTGTCTCACTCAGATGATTTTTaagtttgtgtctttcttttctatctattgtttttccttccaaagtgaaattctctttatctttgaATATGATGTAAATGACGTGAAAATATGTTTATCTTGTTTTTATCACACATGGAAGTCTCCAATTCATAGGTAGCTCAAAGGGCCAATTGGCGTGCATAACATTAAACTTAAAGAGCATATGCCTTACATACTCTTActctggaaggaaggaagccagTGATCACCCAACTGAACAAGCTATATTAGGGATAAGAAAATATGACTGTTGATGTCAAACAAAACCAATGCTTTTAAATACCATTTCAGGGTTCACACCCAACCTCTCCACCATCAGTAATGACACCACCATCATTCTACCTTCACAAGACTTTGATCTGAGATTATATCTGTAGCATTCAGGGCATTCACATTCAAAATCTCCTGGGATGTTCTTGCACACAGCTGTGCCACAAATGCTTGGCTTCAAAGAGCATTCATCCACATCTATAAATAAAATCActatattaaaaaacatttttcccaTACCAGCAAACACTAGCAAAG
Protein-coding sequences here:
- the LOC100987890 gene encoding vitamin K-dependent protein S-like: MSCKEGKASFTCICKPGWQGEKCEFDINERKDPSNINGGCSQICDNTPGSYHCSCKSGFVMLSNKKDCKDVDECSLKPSICGTAVCKNIPGDFECECPECYRYNLRSKSCEGRMMVVSLLMVERLGVNPEMVFKSIGFV